Proteins from a genomic interval of Stenotrophomonas maltophilia R551-3:
- a CDS encoding c-type cytochrome codes for MKMILAMAVALGGMSVATAAWCKDDPAAGAKLYTANCVACHGADRAGMPGAFPALTDLSKRLQPAQIKDKIRKGGGLMPPFSQLSQQEIDDIASYLAK; via the coding sequence ATGAAAATGATCCTGGCAATGGCCGTGGCCCTGGGCGGCATGAGCGTTGCGACAGCAGCATGGTGCAAGGACGACCCGGCCGCCGGTGCAAAGCTCTACACCGCGAACTGCGTGGCCTGCCATGGTGCGGATCGTGCGGGCATGCCGGGCGCGTTTCCGGCGCTCACCGATCTCAGCAAGCGACTGCAACCTGCGCAGATCAAGGACAAGATCAGGAAGGGCGGAGGCTTGATGCCACCCTTCTCCCAGCTGTCGCAGCAGGAAATCGATGACATCGCCAGTTATCTGGCGAAGTAA
- a CDS encoding gluconate 2-dehydrogenase subunit 3 family protein codes for MDRRELLKMIVAATGAAMVGLPALVQGQAPALAAAAKLHFSDADVGTLDEIAETILPRTRTPGAKDAGAGLFMATFVSDCYSARQQATFRAGLTDIDKRAGGRFVSLTPEARTELLRTLDAEAKARHADVTETGTPEEGEAMPHYFTMLKQLAIFGFFTSKVGATGVLQYVAVPGRYDGDLAYVPGTPAWGTS; via the coding sequence ATGGATCGCCGCGAACTGCTGAAAATGATCGTCGCCGCCACGGGGGCGGCCATGGTCGGCCTGCCTGCGCTCGTGCAAGGGCAGGCGCCGGCGCTGGCCGCCGCTGCGAAGCTCCATTTCTCCGACGCCGATGTCGGCACGCTGGACGAGATCGCCGAGACCATCCTGCCGCGGACCCGGACACCAGGCGCAAAGGATGCCGGCGCCGGCCTGTTCATGGCGACGTTCGTCAGCGACTGCTACAGCGCCCGGCAGCAGGCGACGTTCCGCGCCGGGCTGACGGATATCGACAAACGCGCTGGTGGCCGGTTCGTATCGCTCACACCGGAAGCCCGCACCGAATTGCTGCGCACGCTTGATGCAGAAGCCAAGGCGCGTCATGCCGATGTGACCGAAACCGGGACGCCTGAAGAGGGCGAGGCAATGCCACACTACTTCACGATGCTCAAGCAGCTGGCCATCTTCGGCTTCTTCACCTCCAAGGTCGGCGCGACCGGGGTGCTGCAGTACGTTGCCGTGCCGGGGCGCTACGACGGCGACCTCGCCTATGTTCCCGGTACACCCGCCTGGGGGACCAGTTGA
- a CDS encoding GMC oxidoreductase, translated as MADNHYDAIVVGSGISGGWAAKELTEKGLKVLMLERGRNIEHVKDYVNAMKEAWDFPHRNRPTQAMKADFPVLMRDYGLAENLEGMWANEQDSPYVETKRFDWFRGYHVGGRSLLWGRQSYRFSDLDFEANLKDGIAADWPIRYADIAPWYDHVEKFAGIAGTREGLDVLPDGEFLPPIPLNIVEKDVAARIKKAFGGTRHMIHSRTANITKPMPEQGRVNCQYRNKCILGCPFGAYFSTQAATLPAAMKTGNLTLRPFSIVKEVLYDKDRKRARGVEVIDAETGQTYQYTAKVIFLNASSFNSTWLLMNSATDVWDGGLGSSSGELGHNVMDHHFGAGASGRVEGYEDKYYFGRRPCGFYIPRFRNVAADKRGYLRGFGYQGGASRTGWSREIAELNIGADLKEALTVPGDWRIGMTGFGEMLPHHDNAIRLDHDRKDKWGLPVLAMDVAMRANELAMRKDMAADAAEMLEAAGVKDVKMHDNDYAPGKGIHEMGTARMGRDRKSSVLNQHNQVWDAPNVYVTDGACMTSSACVNPSLTYMALTARAADHAVRELKAGNL; from the coding sequence ATGGCAGATAATCACTACGACGCCATTGTTGTTGGCTCGGGAATCAGTGGCGGTTGGGCAGCGAAGGAGCTGACCGAAAAGGGCCTGAAGGTCCTGATGCTGGAACGCGGACGCAACATCGAGCACGTCAAGGACTACGTCAACGCGATGAAGGAGGCGTGGGACTTCCCGCACCGAAACCGGCCAACGCAGGCGATGAAGGCCGACTTCCCGGTGCTGATGCGCGACTATGGCCTGGCCGAGAACCTGGAAGGGATGTGGGCCAACGAACAGGACTCGCCCTACGTCGAGACCAAGCGCTTCGATTGGTTCCGCGGCTATCACGTCGGCGGCCGCTCATTGTTGTGGGGCCGGCAGAGCTATCGCTTCTCCGACCTGGACTTCGAGGCGAATCTCAAGGACGGCATCGCAGCCGATTGGCCCATCCGCTACGCTGATATCGCGCCGTGGTACGACCATGTGGAGAAATTCGCAGGTATCGCTGGTACGCGCGAAGGGCTGGACGTGTTGCCGGATGGTGAGTTCCTGCCGCCTATCCCATTGAACATCGTCGAGAAGGACGTGGCCGCACGGATCAAAAAGGCGTTCGGCGGCACCCGGCACATGATCCACTCGCGCACCGCCAACATCACAAAGCCCATGCCCGAACAGGGCCGCGTCAACTGCCAGTACCGCAACAAGTGCATCCTGGGTTGCCCCTTCGGCGCTTATTTTTCCACCCAGGCAGCGACACTGCCGGCGGCGATGAAGACAGGCAACCTGACCTTGCGGCCGTTCTCGATCGTCAAGGAAGTGCTCTACGACAAGGACCGCAAGCGTGCCCGCGGCGTGGAGGTGATCGACGCCGAGACCGGGCAGACCTACCAGTACACGGCCAAGGTCATCTTCCTCAACGCATCGTCGTTCAACTCGACGTGGCTGTTGATGAACTCGGCCACCGATGTCTGGGACGGCGGGCTGGGCTCCTCGTCGGGCGAGTTGGGGCACAACGTGATGGACCATCATTTCGGTGCGGGTGCCTCCGGCCGCGTCGAGGGCTACGAAGACAAGTATTACTTCGGGCGTCGCCCCTGCGGCTTCTACATTCCGCGGTTCCGCAACGTCGCGGCTGACAAACGCGGTTACCTGCGCGGGTTCGGCTACCAGGGCGGCGCAAGCCGCACCGGCTGGTCGCGCGAGATCGCCGAGCTCAACATCGGTGCCGACCTGAAGGAGGCGCTGACCGTGCCGGGCGACTGGCGTATCGGCATGACCGGCTTCGGTGAAATGCTGCCGCACCACGACAATGCGATCCGCCTGGACCACGACCGCAAGGACAAGTGGGGGTTGCCGGTGCTGGCGATGGACGTTGCCATGCGCGCCAACGAACTGGCGATGCGCAAGGACATGGCCGCCGATGCCGCAGAGATGCTGGAGGCGGCCGGCGTCAAGGACGTGAAGATGCACGACAACGACTATGCCCCGGGCAAGGGCATCCACGAGATGGGGACCGCGCGCATGGGACGTGATCGGAAAAGTTCGGTGCTGAACCAGCACAACCAGGTATGGGATGCGCCCAACGTGTATGTCACCGACGGTGCCTGCATGACCTCCAGCGCCTGCGTGAATCCTTCGCTGACCTACATGGCGCTGACGGCCCGGGCCGCCGACCATGCGGTGCGCGAACTGAAAGCGGGGAACCTCTGA
- a CDS encoding sugar phosphate isomerase/epimerase family protein, producing MKTLVRRTASLVLLLTALPAFAGEAASTQKPIAVQMYTLRNAGSLDQQLKIVHDAGVHAVETVGTQNTSAAELKQLLDRYSIKAISSHVPLAELRSNLDGVVAFNRSIGNTTLVVPYLDKKDRPTDAAGWTALGQELGSIARQVQAKGMRLAYHNHDFELVDFNGRTGLELLFAAAGPDLQTELDLAWVARAGLDPALMLEKFRGHMFAVHAKDNAPKGQAEDEGGFAAVGQGVLDWNAILPAAAAAGVHWYIIEHDQPRDPAKIIQTGADYLREHLPANVPARAQR from the coding sequence ATGAAAACCCTTGTCCGTAGAACTGCAAGTCTCGTCCTGCTGCTCACTGCCCTGCCCGCCTTCGCAGGCGAAGCCGCCAGCACGCAGAAACCGATCGCGGTGCAGATGTACACCCTGCGCAACGCCGGCTCACTCGACCAGCAGTTGAAGATCGTCCACGACGCGGGCGTGCACGCGGTGGAAACGGTCGGCACCCAGAACACCAGCGCGGCCGAACTCAAGCAGCTGCTGGACCGGTATTCGATCAAGGCGATCTCATCGCACGTGCCATTGGCCGAGTTGCGCAGCAACCTGGACGGTGTGGTCGCCTTCAACCGATCAATCGGCAACACGACGCTGGTGGTGCCGTACCTGGACAAGAAGGATCGCCCGACCGACGCCGCAGGCTGGACCGCGCTGGGCCAGGAACTGGGCAGCATCGCCAGGCAGGTGCAGGCCAAGGGCATGCGCCTGGCCTACCACAACCACGACTTCGAGCTGGTCGACTTCAACGGCAGGACGGGCCTGGAACTGCTGTTCGCCGCGGCCGGCCCCGACCTGCAGACCGAGCTGGACCTGGCCTGGGTCGCGCGTGCGGGCCTGGATCCGGCGCTGATGCTGGAAAAATTCCGCGGCCACATGTTCGCCGTGCATGCCAAGGACAATGCGCCAAAGGGCCAGGCCGAAGACGAAGGTGGATTCGCTGCGGTGGGCCAGGGCGTGCTGGACTGGAACGCGATCCTGCCTGCTGCGGCAGCCGCCGGCGTGCACTGGTACATCATCGAGCACGACCAGCCACGCGATCCGGCCAAGATCATCCAGACCGGCGCGGATTACCTGCGTGAACACCTGCCCGCCAACGTGCCCGCCCGTGCGCAGCGCTGA
- a CDS encoding Gfo/Idh/MocA family protein, which yields MPKLGIAIIGAGMIGTVHRRAALLAGAEVRGVAASSPQRAREAAQSWNVPRAYRDIEELIADPQVQVVHVCTPNHLHRSMAQAALDAGKHVICEKPLATTLEDAQALAGLAASTGLVATVPFVYRYHPVVREARARIAQGELGPLHLIHGSYLQDWLLDPASNNWRVDPALGGASRVFADIGSHWCDLVEWVSGERFTEVSAAFDTVIAERGTDTGQSFSTPTAGSAMQAVTSEDVALAMFRTGAGTLASLTVSQVSAGRRNRLWFEIDGANTSVAFNQEDAERLWIGLPDQREEIFVRGPGAGSAEQRRLSVLPAGHAQGYAQCFEAFVADTYRAINGERPQGLPTFEDGLRSAQIVDRVIASARSRAWTAIG from the coding sequence ATGCCAAAGCTTGGAATCGCCATCATCGGCGCCGGCATGATCGGTACCGTGCATCGCCGTGCGGCATTGCTGGCGGGTGCCGAGGTACGCGGCGTGGCGGCCTCGTCACCGCAGCGCGCGCGTGAGGCAGCGCAGTCGTGGAATGTCCCGCGCGCCTACCGGGACATCGAGGAGCTCATCGCCGATCCGCAGGTACAGGTCGTGCATGTCTGCACACCCAACCATCTGCACCGCTCGATGGCGCAGGCTGCGCTGGATGCCGGCAAGCACGTGATCTGCGAGAAGCCGCTGGCCACCACGTTGGAAGATGCGCAGGCGCTGGCAGGTTTGGCCGCGTCGACCGGACTGGTTGCTACGGTGCCCTTCGTCTACCGCTACCACCCGGTGGTGCGCGAGGCGCGCGCACGCATCGCGCAGGGCGAACTGGGACCGCTGCACCTGATTCACGGCAGCTATCTGCAGGACTGGCTGCTGGATCCGGCCAGCAACAACTGGCGCGTGGACCCCGCGCTGGGAGGCGCTTCGCGCGTGTTCGCCGACATCGGCTCGCACTGGTGCGACCTGGTGGAATGGGTCAGCGGCGAGCGCTTCACCGAAGTCAGCGCGGCGTTCGATACCGTGATCGCCGAACGCGGCACCGACACCGGTCAAAGCTTCAGCACGCCGACGGCAGGCAGCGCGATGCAGGCGGTGACGAGCGAGGACGTGGCGCTGGCAATGTTCAGAACCGGCGCCGGTACCCTGGCGTCGCTGACGGTCAGCCAGGTCTCGGCGGGACGCCGCAATCGCCTCTGGTTCGAGATCGATGGCGCCAACACCAGCGTTGCCTTCAACCAGGAAGACGCCGAGCGGCTGTGGATCGGCCTGCCCGACCAGCGCGAGGAAATCTTCGTGCGTGGCCCCGGGGCCGGCAGTGCCGAGCAACGCCGGCTGTCGGTGTTGCCCGCCGGTCACGCGCAGGGCTACGCGCAGTGTTTCGAAGCATTTGTTGCCGACACCTATCGCGCCATCAACGGCGAGCGCCCGCAGGGACTGCCGACCTTCGAAGATGGGCTGCGCTCGGCGCAGATCGTCGATCGTGTCATTGCATCGGCCAGGTCGCGCGCCTGGACTGCCATCGGTTGA
- a CDS encoding 3-keto-disaccharide hydrolase: MIKPLLIAATVLAAAPAFAQAAADPARDPKKTEVWTPVPATVATPPGKAPSDAIVLFDGKDVSAWESEQGGRVPWKIADGAMTVVPGSKGIRTRQRFCDVQLHVEWRTPTDTKGFEGQNRGNSGIFLQELYELQVLDSYNNPTYANGQAGSIYKQAMPLVNAARAPGEWQAYDILWKAPRFSQGGGLVSPARITVLHNGVLVQDDTVLAGKTEYIGAPSYAPHGCAPLYLQEHDSKVSYRNIWVREL; the protein is encoded by the coding sequence ATGATCAAGCCTTTGTTGATCGCGGCCACGGTGCTGGCCGCCGCACCTGCGTTCGCGCAGGCCGCTGCCGACCCTGCACGCGATCCGAAGAAGACCGAGGTGTGGACGCCGGTGCCCGCGACCGTGGCCACGCCGCCAGGCAAGGCACCGTCCGATGCAATCGTGCTGTTCGATGGCAAGGATGTCTCCGCGTGGGAGTCGGAGCAGGGCGGACGCGTGCCCTGGAAGATTGCCGATGGCGCCATGACCGTCGTGCCGGGCAGCAAAGGCATCCGCACCAGGCAACGCTTCTGCGACGTCCAGCTGCATGTCGAGTGGCGCACACCCACCGACACCAAGGGCTTCGAGGGCCAGAACCGGGGCAACAGCGGCATCTTCCTGCAGGAACTGTATGAGCTGCAGGTGCTCGACAGTTACAACAACCCGACCTATGCCAATGGCCAGGCGGGTTCCATCTACAAACAGGCGATGCCGTTGGTGAACGCCGCGCGCGCACCGGGCGAGTGGCAGGCCTACGACATCCTCTGGAAGGCACCGCGCTTCTCGCAGGGCGGTGGGCTTGTGTCGCCCGCGCGCATCACGGTGCTGCACAACGGCGTGCTGGTGCAGGACGACACTGTGCTGGCCGGCAAGACCGAATACATCGGTGCGCCTTCCTACGCGCCCCATGGGTGTGCGCCGCTCTACCTGCAGGAGCACGACTCCAAGGTCAGCTACCGCAACATCTGGGTGCGCGAGCTGTAG